Part of the Deltaproteobacteria bacterium genome is shown below.
CCAGGTGTGGAGTGGTGGACATCGTGCTGAACATGTCACCCCGGAAACCGATGTCGTTGTTATTTCCTCAGCCGTGAAGTTTTCCAATCCCGAAGTGGTACGTGCGCGAGAATTGATGATCCCTGTCATTCCACGTGCTGAGATGTTGGCCGAGTTAATGCGGCTCAAATATGGCATTGCCGTCGCCGGGACGCACGGAAAGACGACGACAACCTCTTTGATTGCTGCGGTGCTGGCGCAAGCGCACCTGGACCCAACGATGGTTATTGGTGGGAAGCTCGATGTGCTTGGCGGAGCCAATGCACGTTTAGGGCAAAGCCGTTTTCTTGTCGCGGAAGCGGATGAGAGCGATGGAACGTTTGTCTTGCTCAGCCCGACGATCGTTGTGGTCACCAATATCGATGCCGAGCATCTTGATTTTTATGGTGACCTGGAAAAAGCCAAAGCTGCCTATCTGTCGTTTATCAATCGTATTCCGTTTTACGGACGCGCCGTGCTGTGTCTGGATAGCGTCAATGTTCGTGCGTTACTCCCACATGTTCATAAACGATTTGTGACATACGGTTTAGTACCGGATGCGGAGTTTTCTGCGCGAGACTTACGTGTTACCGGACTCACCACTGCTTGTGAAGTGTGGCATGGGCAGGAATGTCTGGGAACGTTGCGTTTGAACCTCCCCGGTCGACACTACGCGTTGAATGCGCTTGCGGTTGTGGCGGTGGCGCGAGAATTAGGTATTCCTTTCGCCCAAGTCCAAGAGGCGCTTGCGGCGTTTGCTGGAATTCAGCGCCGCTTTGAGGTTAAAGGGGAAGAGGCTGGCGTGATGGTAGTTGATGATTACGCGCATCACCCAGAAGAGCTGCGTGCCACGCTCCGTGCGGCACGCGAAGGGATCGCCCGTGGAGGCGACCGCCGCTTGATTGCCTTGTTCCAGCCGCATCGCTACTCGCGGACCCGCGATTTATTCGATGATTTTCTCTCAGCCTTTGATGATGCTGATGTACTGTTACTGACTGAGATCTACGCTGCTGGAGAAGAAAGTATCGAGGGCGTCTCTGGTGAGGCACTGTATCGCGCGTTGAAAAAACGTGGCCACGCCGACGTGCGTTTTCTGCCACAGAAGGAGGAACTCGCGGCGAACCTGATCGACGTTGTGCAACCTGGGGATGTGGTGCTGACACTCGGCGCGGGTGATATCTATCGTGCTGGCGTGGGGCTTTTGTCACGCTTGCAAGAGGGAGGGGGGCGTGCAGCCTGAGTTGTGCGAACGCCTCACTTGTTTGCTGGATGACCGGGTGCGGTTCTCGTTGCCGCTTGCTCGTCACACCTCGTTCCGCATTGGTGGACCAGCAGATGCGTTTGCCGAGCCTGACACGCTTGAGGAGTTGCAGACGTTGCTCGTGTTGTTACACGCAGCGTCCGTGCCGGTATTTCTCCTTGGCGGGGGGACCAACATTTTGGTGAGCGACAAAGGGGTGCGTGGTGTCGTGGTGAAACTGGGCGAAGGGTTTACTTACGTCCGATGGCAAGAAGCTGCTGAGGATGCGACGGTTCATGTTGGGGCGGCAAATTCACTGGGGAGATTTGTCCGTGAGGCCGTACGTAAAGGCTATCGCGGCATTGAATTCGCTGAAGGTATTCCTGGAACTGTGGGTGGCGGGTTGCTGATGAATGCTGGTGCTTTTGGCGGCGAATTGAGTGCAGTGGTAATGGCGATTACTGGGGTACACTGTGATGGGCGGCGAGA
Proteins encoded:
- a CDS encoding UDP-N-acetylmuramate--L-alanine ligase, with amino-acid sequence MAVKKVRSPESKKVRSPESKKVRTAEFGAQNPKPKAQSLKAKGRHRNSPFVNGNGQVLFDTNRWIHFVGIGGIGMSGIAELLLNLGYRVSGSDLAESETTRRLSANGAQVWSGGHRAEHVTPETDVVVISSAVKFSNPEVVRARELMIPVIPRAEMLAELMRLKYGIAVAGTHGKTTTTSLIAAVLAQAHLDPTMVIGGKLDVLGGANARLGQSRFLVAEADESDGTFVLLSPTIVVVTNIDAEHLDFYGDLEKAKAAYLSFINRIPFYGRAVLCLDSVNVRALLPHVHKRFVTYGLVPDAEFSARDLRVTGLTTACEVWHGQECLGTLRLNLPGRHYALNALAVVAVARELGIPFAQVQEALAAFAGIQRRFEVKGEEAGVMVVDDYAHHPEELRATLRAAREGIARGGDRRLIALFQPHRYSRTRDLFDDFLSAFDDADVLLLTEIYAAGEESIEGVSGEALYRALKKRGHADVRFLPQKEELAANLIDVVQPGDVVLTLGAGDIYRAGVGLLSRLQEGGGRAA
- the murB gene encoding UDP-N-acetylmuramate dehydrogenase, with product MISIVLAWGFCHACKREGGVQPELCERLTCLLDDRVRFSLPLARHTSFRIGGPADAFAEPDTLEELQTLLVLLHAASVPVFLLGGGTNILVSDKGVRGVVVKLGEGFTYVRWQEAAEDATVHVGAANSLGRFVREAVRKGYRGIEFAEGIPGTVGGGLLMNAGAFGGELSAVVMAITGVHCDGRRERLAGETLGFAYRRTALPAQFVVAEVEFHLLRGQADAIAAVMSKAQQKRQKTQPHGYPNAGSIFKNPPGTYAGRLIESAGLKGHSHGRAQISEQHANFIVNTGGATAADVRVLMEQIQRTVWEKNNIWLEPEVRLVGEW